The following is a genomic window from Aeromonas sp. FDAARGOS 1405.
CGAACCGCGGACCTCTTGCATGCCATGCAAGCGCTCTCCCAGCTGAGCTATAACCCCAACTCACCTCGGCGCTGACGAAGTTATCTCCGGCAACGGAGGCGCATGATAGGCATCACCCGCTTTGCTGTCAACCCTAAAATAACCGCGACTGATTCGTTTAGTCAAAATTGCAGCAGTTCGCTGTTTTTACCAGCAAGGCGCGTGCTATCTCTCTGTTTTATGTCATAAATCGGCTCAAGCACCTATAAAGGAGAGGCCATGCAGCAAGCCTCTTTCCCCGTGCAACGCCCCCGCTCTCAGGCATCTTTTGCAGGCTGATCGTCAGCGTCTCCCCCGTCACCTAGGGAAAGCCTTTCCATAAAGGGCATTGCATTTGAAAACCCTTTCCATGATTTTTGTAAATTTACAACACAGAAAGTTGATCTGGCTCACAAATGACCATAGGATCAAACCGTGACCCAAGTCACACACCATAACCATAAATGACAGAGCGATGAGGTAAACCATGTTTGAGAATCTGGCAGTCCTGTTCCACCTGCGCGGTGCAACCACCAAGAACGGCGTTGTAGAGAAAGATGCCTACGCCCCCTCCACCCGTGAATACTACTTCCGCTACGGCAAATAATTGCTGAAAGCCTTTCACGGAAAACGTAATAAAACTACAACACACACATCATCACACAGCCCTCTCGAGGCGCTGTCCTGTCCGGGCCAGATGTTCCACGGCCAAACCTGAACTCCACCAAACAAGAATGGGGCCCGCAGGCCCCATCTTTTATTGCTCCGGATTGTCATGGCACCAGATCGTGCGCTGGCTAATCGGCAAGCCTTGTAACCCTGAAACTGCTCAGAGCTTGATCCAAGCATCGGCCCAGGCCGTGCCCTTGCCCGGCTCATAGGCCCAGGCGGCACCAGCACACCAGCCGGTGTAGGGGTGCGGTTTGCACTCGTAGCTGGCACCGCCGTTGCTGACCCGCTCGCCTGCCTTGTAGGGAGTCCCCTCTTTATAGGCCGGATAGTCAGGCGGCGTTACGCCCCCCTCCTCCCCTTTCACCTGCAGGCTATGGGTAGTGCTGCGGCTCAGATTACCTTCATCTGTGACCGTCAGTTTGATCTCCAGCTTGGTATCGCTGGCCGGCTTGGGCAGGGTCAACTCCAGAGTGACCTGATCCAGTGCTGGGGCAGAGGCTCCAGCCGGGACAGTCCAGGCATAAGAGAGTGGCTTGCCTTCCGGATCGCTGGAATGCTGGCCGGAAAGGGTCACCTTGCTGCCACCTTCGGCCTGCGCCGGGCCGGTGATATTGGCCACCGGTGGCAGGTTGGTGCCACCGCCGTTATCCTCGATCACCACCTCCGGATAGAAGTGCTGAACGCAGCGGCTGTAATCCCCTGCCTTGAAGGCGCTGAAACGGGTCTGGTAGCCCACCAGTTTGCACGCATAACTCTTGCCGCCGTTGGGGTTCTCTGCCACATAGCTCCAGTCCTGCTCCCAATAAATGGGCAAGGCACCGGCGCCATTGTCGTCAAACACCTTCATATTCTTGCAGCCCAGCACTTCGTCGGATGGCACCGCCACCCCGAGGTAGTTGGCAAACTCGCGGTAGTAGTTGATGCGATTCTGGGACTGGGCGTGCTCGACCGGGCCGCCGCACTCCACCCCACCGTTGATGATCTGGGTGGTGACCCCGAAGCCTGGCACCAGACCGTTCTGCTTGTCATGGTCATTCGGCTGCCAGGTGCCATCGATGACATGGAGCATGGAAGGCTTGGGCGGCTGCGGATAGGTATAGAAGAACACCGCACTGGCGAGGTTCAGCCAGGTGTCGGCCACCAGATCGGGGCGGTCGAGCAGGGTGCGCACCGTGCCGAACATCGCCTCGGAGAAGGGGCCGTAATTGTAGTTGTAGGAGAGTTGCTTGGCGCCGCGGCCAAAGTAGCTCTTGAACTCGCCATTGTCGAACGTACCGCACGGCCACTGCTGACCCTGCCACACATCGGGACGGCACTCGGCGTTGTAACCGCCGCGCATGGTCTCATTCCATCCCATCTCGCGCACGTAGACCAGCGCCTGACGCCACTCGGCCTCCGGGCGCCAGTTTTCATGGCCACCGGTCTCCTGGGCGAAGTGAGCGAACATGGTTGCCAGCGTCTTGCGGCAGATGGCGTCAGCATCGCGGCCGTCGCTGTAGTCGCTGCACAGGGCCGGGAACTTGGCCGCCGCCTGCAACAGGCCACGATAGGTGTACTCGGGGGCGCGTAGCGGGAACAGGTAGTTGAACTGGCTCTCGCTCAGCAGGCTTTCGACCCGCTTGACGTTGCCCGGGTTGTCGGCACGGCCCGGCTGCACCGCCTCGACCACCAGATTGTCCCGGGTAGCGATGGAGGCCTTGACCGCTTCCATCGCCGGGAAGTCGGTCAGCGCCTTCTCTTTGGCATCCAGCTCGGCCTGGCTCATATAGACGGGGGTGGTGCTGCCATCCGGCGGGGTAGGCGTCGGCGGATTGGGCTTGTCATCGCCACCGGTGTCCGGCGGGGTCACTTCCCCTTCGCCGACAAGCTTCCACGGGGTATCCCACTCATTGGCGGCCGCCATGCCGGGAGTCTGCCCCGGGTTGACCCACCACTTGGCCTCGAAAACCTGGCCGTTGTAGTTGACCTGACTGCCGCCCGGGTAGGATTTGTTGATGTCGTATGCCTCGGCCGCCCACAGGTGGCCGCTCAGCATCATGCCGGCAAGCAGAAGGGTGATGCGGTTTTTTTTCATTATTGTTGCTCTCTATGGTTTTGTGGCAAAAGGCAGAACCCGCCTGAACAGGCGCCGCCATCTTCATCATGGGCTCAACCTAGGGGCAGCTTGCCGCCCCGACATCCAGCCAGACATCGTGCTTGCCCGGCTCGTTACCCTGAGTCCACCACTTGGCCTTCCACTGACGGCCGTTGTGGTTGGTCAGCTCACCGCCGTTGTAGGCAACGGTAGCGCTCCAGCCCAG
Proteins encoded in this region:
- a CDS encoding glycoside hydrolase family 19 protein translates to MKKNRITLLLAGMMLSGHLWAAEAYDINKSYPGGSQVNYNGQVFEAKWWVNPGQTPGMAAANEWDTPWKLVGEGEVTPPDTGGDDKPNPPTPTPPDGSTTPVYMSQAELDAKEKALTDFPAMEAVKASIATRDNLVVEAVQPGRADNPGNVKRVESLLSESQFNYLFPLRAPEYTYRGLLQAAAKFPALCSDYSDGRDADAICRKTLATMFAHFAQETGGHENWRPEAEWRQALVYVREMGWNETMRGGYNAECRPDVWQGQQWPCGTFDNGEFKSYFGRGAKQLSYNYNYGPFSEAMFGTVRTLLDRPDLVADTWLNLASAVFFYTYPQPPKPSMLHVIDGTWQPNDHDKQNGLVPGFGVTTQIINGGVECGGPVEHAQSQNRINYYREFANYLGVAVPSDEVLGCKNMKVFDDNGAGALPIYWEQDWSYVAENPNGGKSYACKLVGYQTRFSAFKAGDYSRCVQHFYPEVVIEDNGGGTNLPPVANITGPAQAEGGSKVTLSGQHSSDPEGKPLSYAWTVPAGASAPALDQVTLELTLPKPASDTKLEIKLTVTDEGNLSRSTTHSLQVKGEEGGVTPPDYPAYKEGTPYKAGERVSNGGASYECKPHPYTGWCAGAAWAYEPGKGTAWADAWIKL